The bacterium genome includes a window with the following:
- the modB gene encoding molybdate ABC transporter permease subunit translates to MRRRAVGGLWLPAGVGLALLVVPVVGLLQRAPWSDLPSLLGSARLRDALVISAVTSAVAAGASVLLGLPLALALSRCGVSLRRLLRVAVLLPMVLPPVVGGTALLFALGRRGLVGQWLDAWFGWSLPFSTAGVVVAATFVAMPFFVITAEAGLRSADAGLVEAARTLGARRSVAFRRVMLPQVAPSLAAGAALAWARALGEFGATITFAGNLRGRTQTLPLATFEALEAGRPAEAVALSVVLLAVSIVVLVALRDRWLTR, encoded by the coding sequence CTGCGCCGGCGCGCCGTGGGCGGGCTCTGGCTGCCGGCGGGGGTCGGGCTGGCGCTGCTCGTGGTGCCGGTGGTCGGCCTGCTGCAGCGGGCCCCCTGGAGCGACCTGCCGTCGCTGCTGGGCTCGGCGCGCCTGCGCGACGCCCTGGTGATCTCGGCTGTCACCAGCGCGGTCGCAGCGGGGGCCTCGGTGCTGCTGGGGCTGCCGCTGGCGCTGGCGCTGTCACGCTGCGGAGTGTCGCTGCGGCGCCTGCTGCGGGTGGCCGTGCTGCTGCCGATGGTGCTGCCGCCGGTGGTGGGCGGCACCGCCCTGCTGTTCGCCCTGGGGCGGCGCGGGCTGGTGGGGCAATGGCTGGACGCCTGGTTCGGCTGGTCGCTGCCGTTCAGCACCGCCGGCGTGGTGGTGGCCGCCACCTTCGTGGCCATGCCGTTCTTCGTGATCACCGCCGAGGCGGGTCTGCGCAGCGCCGACGCCGGGCTCGTCGAAGCCGCCCGAACGCTGGGGGCCCGCAGGTCGGTGGCCTTCCGGCGGGTCATGCTGCCGCAGGTGGCACCGTCGCTGGCCGCCGGCGCGGCGCTGGCCTGGGCGCGGGCCCTGGGCGAGTTCGGAGCCACCATCACCTTCGCCGGCAACCTGCGGGGCCGCACGCAGACGCTGCCCCTGGCCACCTTCGAGGCCCTGGAGGCGGGACGGCCGGCCGAGGCCGTGGCCCTCAGCGTGGTGCTGCTGGCCGTCTCGATCGTGGTCCTGGTGGCCCTGCGCGACCGCTGGCTGACCCGATGA
- a CDS encoding ATP-binding cassette domain-containing protein, whose product MRLGEFTLELELHVPAGSITAIMGPNGSGKTTLLRCLAGLEATEAGRISLAGCVVDDPAEGIWVPPERRRVGYAYQDVRLFGHLSALENVAFGPRCRGAGRAAARRSASTALDAVEMTALARAKPARLSGGQSQRVGLARALAVGPEVLLLDEPFSATDIDVRPLLRRHVRDAGATAVLVTHDPADAEDLADELLVLEAGRIAP is encoded by the coding sequence TTGCGCCTCGGCGAGTTCACCCTTGAACTGGAGCTGCACGTCCCGGCCGGGTCGATCACCGCGATCATGGGCCCCAACGGATCGGGCAAGACCACGCTGCTGCGGTGCCTTGCGGGGCTCGAGGCCACCGAGGCGGGCCGGATCAGTCTTGCGGGATGTGTCGTGGACGACCCCGCCGAGGGGATCTGGGTGCCGCCCGAGCGGCGGCGCGTCGGCTACGCCTATCAGGACGTGCGGCTGTTCGGGCACCTCAGCGCGCTCGAGAACGTGGCGTTCGGCCCGCGCTGCCGGGGCGCCGGCCGGGCCGCAGCACGTCGCAGCGCCTCGACGGCCCTGGACGCCGTCGAGATGACCGCACTGGCCCGGGCCAAGCCGGCCCGGCTGTCGGGCGGGCAGTCACAGCGCGTGGGTCTGGCACGGGCGCTCGCCGTCGGACCAGAGGTGCTGCTGCTGGACGAGCCGTTCTCCGCCACCGACATAGACGTGCGGCCGCTGCTGCGCCGCCATGTCCGCGACGCCGGTGCCACCGCCGTGCTCGTCACCCACGATCCCGCCGACGCCGAGGACCTGGCCGACGAACTGCTCGTCCTGGAGGCAGGCCGTATCGCGCCCTGA
- a CDS encoding ribonucleoside-diphosphate reductase subunit alpha — protein MRVRKRDGSLEPVDVTKIVRRVERCSSGLDSVDCMRVATRTISGLCDGASTTELDELAIRTAASLICEEPSYSRLAARLLATYTEEEVRNQRIGSFSQSIAAGRLLGLIGDEAADFVEANAGVLNEAIDNERTDLFEFSGLRTVYDRYLLRHPETRRAIETPQYFLMRVACGLSTEPAEAIDFYRLISSLEYLPSSPTLFNSGTAHPQMSSCYLLDSPADDLEAIYNRYTDVAKLSKHAGGIGLSYSRIRSRGSLIRGTNGLSNGIVPWLKTLDSSVAAVNQGGRRKGACCVYLETWHADIDEFLELRENTGDEARRTYNLNIANWVPDLFMQRVENDWQWSLFDPKKVPHLVDLYGEDFERAYVEAEEARLYERQVPARHLYSKMMRTLAQTGNGWMTFKDASNLKCNQTGGEGRVVHLSNLCTEILEVTSADETAVCNLGSVNVGRLVRDGRFDFDRLGEVVQTAVTFLDRVIDINFYPTEEARASNEVWRPVGLGLMGLQDVFFKLRLPFDGDEARELSRRISEEIYYWALSTSAELAKRFGAHPNFAETRAADGQLQMDLWGVGVSDEARWDALRERIAAHGLRNSLLIAIAPTATIASIAGCYECIEPQVSNLFKRETLSGEFLQINHYLVRDLQSRGLWTGGMLEALKRSQGSIAEIPGLPEDVKLLYRTAWELPQRALIDLAADRGAFIDQSQSLNLFLETPTIGKLSSMYAYAWRKGLKTTYYLRSRPATRINQATLANGNGAAAVTCSLENPESCEACE, from the coding sequence ATGCGGGTACGCAAGCGCGACGGCAGCCTCGAGCCCGTCGACGTCACCAAGATCGTGCGGCGCGTGGAGCGCTGCAGCAGCGGCCTCGACAGCGTCGACTGCATGCGCGTCGCCACCCGCACGATCAGCGGGCTCTGCGACGGCGCCAGCACCACCGAACTCGACGAGTTGGCGATCCGCACCGCCGCCTCGCTGATCTGCGAGGAACCCAGCTACTCCCGGCTGGCCGCCCGGCTGCTCGCCACCTACACCGAGGAGGAGGTCCGCAACCAGCGCATCGGCAGCTTCTCCCAGTCCATCGCCGCCGGCCGCCTGCTGGGGCTCATCGGCGACGAGGCGGCCGACTTCGTGGAGGCCAACGCCGGCGTGCTGAACGAGGCCATCGACAACGAGCGCACCGACCTCTTCGAGTTCTCCGGCCTGCGCACCGTCTACGACCGCTACCTGCTCCGCCACCCCGAGACCAGGCGGGCCATCGAGACGCCCCAGTACTTCCTGATGCGGGTCGCCTGCGGGCTGTCCACCGAGCCGGCCGAGGCCATCGACTTCTACCGGTTGATCTCCTCGCTGGAGTACCTGCCGTCGAGCCCGACGCTGTTCAACTCCGGCACGGCGCACCCCCAGATGTCCTCGTGCTACCTGCTGGACTCGCCGGCCGACGACCTGGAGGCCATCTACAACCGCTACACCGACGTGGCCAAGCTCTCCAAGCACGCCGGCGGCATCGGGCTGTCCTACAGCCGGATCCGCAGCCGGGGCTCGCTCATCCGCGGCACCAACGGCCTGTCCAACGGCATCGTGCCGTGGCTGAAGACGCTCGACAGCTCGGTGGCGGCGGTCAACCAGGGCGGCCGCCGCAAGGGTGCCTGCTGCGTCTACCTGGAGACCTGGCACGCCGACATCGACGAGTTCCTGGAGCTGCGGGAGAACACCGGCGACGAGGCTCGCCGCACCTACAACCTCAACATCGCCAACTGGGTGCCGGACCTGTTCATGCAGCGGGTCGAGAACGACTGGCAGTGGTCGCTGTTCGACCCCAAGAAGGTGCCCCACCTGGTGGACCTCTACGGCGAGGACTTCGAGCGCGCCTACGTGGAGGCCGAGGAGGCGCGCCTATACGAGCGGCAGGTCCCCGCCCGGCACCTCTACAGCAAGATGATGCGCACCCTCGCCCAGACCGGCAACGGCTGGATGACCTTCAAGGACGCCTCCAACCTGAAGTGCAACCAGACCGGCGGCGAGGGCCGGGTGGTGCACCTCTCCAACCTGTGCACGGAGATCCTGGAGGTGACCAGCGCGGACGAGACGGCGGTCTGCAACCTGGGCTCGGTGAACGTCGGGCGCCTGGTGCGCGACGGCCGCTTCGACTTCGACCGTCTGGGCGAGGTGGTGCAGACCGCGGTGACCTTCCTCGATCGGGTCATCGACATCAACTTCTACCCCACCGAGGAGGCCAGGGCCTCCAACGAGGTGTGGCGCCCGGTGGGGCTCGGGCTGATGGGCCTGCAGGACGTGTTCTTCAAGCTCCGGCTGCCTTTCGACGGCGACGAGGCGCGCGAGCTGTCGCGACGCATCTCCGAGGAGATCTACTACTGGGCGCTGTCCACCTCGGCGGAGTTGGCGAAGCGCTTCGGCGCACACCCCAACTTCGCCGAGACCCGTGCCGCCGACGGGCAACTGCAGATGGACCTCTGGGGCGTCGGCGTCAGCGACGAGGCCCGCTGGGACGCCCTGCGGGAGCGCATCGCCGCGCACGGGCTGCGCAACTCGCTGCTCATCGCCATCGCCCCCACCGCCACCATCGCCTCCATCGCCGGCTGCTACGAGTGCATCGAGCCGCAGGTCTCCAACCTGTTCAAGCGCGAGACCCTCTCGGGGGAGTTCCTGCAGATCAACCACTACCTGGTGCGCGACCTGCAGTCCCGGGGGCTGTGGACCGGCGGGATGCTGGAGGCGCTGAAGCGTTCCCAGGGCTCGATCGCCGAGATCCCCGGCCTCCCCGAGGACGTGAAGCTGCTCTACCGCACCGCCTGGGAGCTGCCGCAGCGGGCGCTCATCGACCTGGCCGCCGACCGGGGCGCCTTCATCGATCAGAGCCAGTCGCTGAACCTGTTCCTGGAGACGCCCACCATCGGGAAGCTCTCCTCGATGTACGCCTACGCCTGGCGCAAGGGCCTGAAGACCACCTACTACCTGCGCTCCCGGCCGGCCACCCGCATCAACCAGGCCACCCTCGCCAACGGCAACGGCGCGGCCGCGGTGACCTGCTCGCTGGAGAACCCCGAAAGCTGCGAGGCCTGCGAGTAG
- a CDS encoding ribonucleotide-diphosphate reductase subunit beta yields the protein MRYPVFYEMYRDAIKNTWTVDEVDFSDDIVDLDRKLLASEKHLVQRLVAFFATGDSIVANNLVLNLYKHINAPEARMYLSRQLYEEALHVQFYLTLLDNYMPDHAERHAAFAAVENIPSIRRKAEFCFRWMGSIDSLDRLEGDEDRRRFLLNLVCFATCIEGLFFFAAFAYVYFLRSKGLLNGLAAGTNWVFRDESCHMNFALEVVRTVKEEQPELFDDDLAAEIGEMLAEAVDCEHQFAEDLLGEGVPGMSVADTRQYLEYIADQRLTQLGLPPRYGARNPFSFMELQDAQELTNFFERTVSAYQMGVTGAISFDEDF from the coding sequence ATGCGCTACCCGGTGTTCTACGAGATGTACCGCGACGCCATCAAGAACACCTGGACGGTGGACGAGGTGGACTTCTCCGACGACATCGTGGACCTGGACCGCAAGCTGCTGGCCTCGGAGAAGCACCTGGTGCAGCGGCTAGTGGCGTTCTTCGCCACCGGCGACTCGATCGTGGCCAACAACCTGGTGCTGAACCTGTACAAGCACATCAACGCCCCCGAGGCCCGCATGTACCTGTCGCGGCAGCTCTACGAGGAGGCGCTGCACGTGCAGTTCTACCTCACGCTGCTGGACAACTACATGCCCGACCACGCCGAGCGCCACGCCGCCTTCGCCGCGGTCGAGAACATCCCCTCGATCCGGCGCAAGGCCGAGTTCTGCTTCCGCTGGATGGGCTCCATCGACAGCCTGGACCGGCTGGAGGGGGACGAGGACCGGCGCAGGTTCCTGCTGAACCTCGTCTGCTTCGCCACCTGCATCGAGGGGCTGTTCTTCTTCGCCGCCTTCGCCTACGTGTACTTCCTGCGCTCCAAGGGGCTGCTGAACGGGCTGGCGGCCGGCACCAACTGGGTGTTCCGCGACGAGAGCTGCCACATGAACTTCGCCCTGGAGGTGGTGCGCACCGTGAAGGAGGAGCAGCCGGAGCTCTTCGACGACGACCTGGCGGCCGAGATCGGCGAGATGCTGGCCGAGGCCGTGGACTGCGAGCACCAGTTCGCCGAGGACCTGCTCGGCGAGGGCGTGCCGGGCATGTCGGTGGCCGACACCCGCCAGTACCTCGAGTACATCGCCGACCAGCGGCTGACCCAGCTGGGCCTGCCCCCCCGCTACGGCGCCCGCAACCCGTTCTCGTTCATGGAGCTGCAGGACGCCCAGGAGCTGACCAACTTCTTCGAGCGCACCGTCTCGGCGTACCAAATGGGCGTCACCGGGGCCATCAGCTTCGACGAGGACTTCTAG
- the meaB gene encoding methylmalonyl Co-A mutase-associated GTPase MeaB — MSDPAHPGPPAGETAGAYVAGVLAGDRTWLARTITLVESTHPDHRAVAGEVLERLAPHTADAHRVGVTGPPGAGKSTLIDALGTRLCEQGHRVAVLAVDPSSAVSGGSILGDKTRMANLAAHPEAFVRPSPSGGALGGVTGATLEAVEVTEAAGYDVVFIETVGVGQSEAGVADICDTVLTVTTPAGGDELQGIKRGLFEVTDVLVVNKADGDLASAARRAVADYAAALRLLHPRGSGESTESGWAPPVLAASALEGSGPDDVWAQVQAHAEALRAAGEWSTRRGDQRVRWMWHLTNQQLLAALRQDPDVQVLLPDLTEQVRTGRLQPARAAARLTRLVGAAGT; from the coding sequence GTGAGCGACCCGGCGCACCCCGGGCCGCCGGCGGGGGAGACGGCGGGCGCATACGTGGCCGGCGTGCTGGCCGGTGACCGAACCTGGCTGGCGCGCACCATCACGCTGGTCGAGAGCACCCACCCGGACCACCGCGCCGTCGCCGGCGAAGTGCTGGAGCGGTTGGCCCCGCACACCGCCGACGCTCACCGGGTGGGTGTCACCGGCCCGCCGGGAGCCGGCAAGAGCACCCTCATCGACGCGCTCGGGACCCGTCTCTGCGAGCAGGGCCACCGCGTGGCGGTCCTGGCGGTGGACCCCTCCAGCGCCGTCAGCGGCGGCTCGATCCTGGGCGACAAGACCCGCATGGCCAACCTCGCGGCGCACCCGGAGGCGTTCGTGCGTCCGTCACCGTCGGGCGGGGCGCTGGGCGGGGTCACCGGCGCCACCCTGGAGGCCGTCGAGGTGACCGAGGCCGCCGGCTACGACGTGGTGTTCATCGAGACCGTCGGCGTGGGCCAGTCAGAGGCCGGCGTCGCCGACATCTGCGACACGGTGCTGACGGTCACCACCCCCGCCGGCGGCGACGAGTTGCAGGGCATCAAGCGGGGCCTGTTCGAGGTGACCGACGTGCTGGTGGTCAACAAGGCCGACGGCGACCTGGCCTCGGCCGCGCGGCGTGCGGTCGCCGACTACGCCGCCGCCCTGCGGCTGCTGCATCCGAGGGGGTCCGGCGAGTCCACCGAGTCCGGCTGGGCGCCCCCGGTGCTGGCCGCCAGCGCTCTCGAAGGCAGCGGTCCGGATGATGTCTGGGCACAGGTGCAGGCCCACGCCGAGGCGCTGCGGGCCGCTGGCGAGTGGTCCACGCGCCGCGGCGACCAGCGCGTCCGCTGGATGTGGCACCTCACCAACCAACAGCTCCTAGCCGCCCTGCGCCAGGACCCCGATGTCCAAGTCCTGCTCCCCGACCTCACCGAGCAGGTCCGCACCGGCCGACTCCAACCCGCCCGAGCCGCCGCCCGACTCACCCGGCTCGTCGGCGCCGCTGGCACCTGA
- the scpA gene encoding methylmalonyl-CoA mutase — protein MSSIPDFAAPASSEGSRSRPPGTAAGGSSNGDGQPHRTPEGIDLQPFYTAADVADLQAPHGYPGLAPYLRGPHPTMYLTRPWTIRQYAGFSTAAESNAFYRRNLAAGQRGLSVAFDLPTHRGYDSDNPRVTGDVGMAGVAIDSVADMQILFDGIPLDCMSVSMTMNGAVLPVLAMYIVAAELQGVVHSALTGTIQNDILKEFMVRNTYIYPPRPSMRIVSDIFAYTAAEMPRFNSISISGYHMQEAGATADLELAYTIADGLEYVRCGLDAGLDIDDFAPRLSFFWGIGMNFFMEVAKLRAARLLWAGLMRQFRPADPRSSVLRAHCQTSGWSLSADDVYNNVARTCIEAMAATQGHTQSLHTNSFDEALALPSDFSARIARNTQLVLQHESGTCAPVDPWGGSYYLEWLTDRLARRAAAHIDEIDGMGGMAAAIEAGVPKARIEQAATRTQARIDAGTQALIGVNRYRPEVRESVELLAVDNAEVLAAQTARLAEVRDARDEQACAAALAALTRCADAGDGNLLDLSVRAARAWATVGEISDALERAWGRHTAEVRTISGVYSQAAGADESVTAVRRRIEQLAARGGRRPRILVAKIGQDGHDRGQKVVASGYADLGFDVDIGPLFQTPAEVARQAVENDVHIVGVSSLTAGHLTHVPELIADLAALGRPDIMVVVGGVIPERDRPVLFEAGAAAVFGPGTPLTEAAGELLDALAARQA, from the coding sequence GTGAGTTCGATCCCCGACTTCGCTGCGCCGGCCTCCTCGGAGGGGTCCCGGTCGAGACCGCCGGGCACCGCCGCCGGCGGGTCGTCCAACGGTGACGGCCAACCGCACCGGACGCCCGAGGGCATCGACCTGCAGCCCTTCTACACCGCGGCCGATGTGGCCGATCTCCAGGCCCCCCACGGCTATCCCGGCCTCGCCCCCTACCTGCGCGGCCCGCACCCCACCATGTACCTCACCCGCCCCTGGACGATCCGCCAGTACGCCGGCTTCTCCACCGCTGCGGAGTCCAACGCCTTCTACCGGCGCAACCTGGCGGCCGGCCAGCGGGGCCTGTCGGTCGCCTTCGACCTGCCCACCCACCGGGGCTACGACTCCGACAATCCCCGGGTGACCGGCGACGTGGGCATGGCCGGCGTGGCCATCGACTCGGTCGCCGACATGCAGATCCTCTTCGACGGCATCCCGCTGGACTGCATGAGCGTGTCGATGACCATGAACGGCGCGGTGCTGCCGGTGCTGGCCATGTACATCGTGGCTGCCGAACTGCAGGGCGTGGTGCACTCGGCGCTCACCGGGACCATCCAGAACGACATCCTCAAGGAGTTCATGGTCCGCAACACCTACATCTACCCGCCGCGGCCCTCCATGCGGATCGTGTCGGACATCTTCGCCTACACCGCCGCGGAGATGCCGCGCTTCAACTCCATCTCCATCTCCGGCTACCACATGCAGGAGGCCGGGGCCACCGCCGACCTGGAGTTGGCCTACACCATCGCCGACGGCCTGGAGTACGTGCGCTGCGGCCTCGACGCCGGCCTGGACATCGACGACTTCGCCCCCCGGCTCAGCTTCTTCTGGGGCATCGGCATGAACTTCTTCATGGAGGTGGCGAAGCTGCGGGCCGCCCGGCTGCTGTGGGCTGGCCTGATGCGGCAGTTCCGCCCGGCCGACCCCCGCTCGTCGGTGCTGCGCGCCCACTGCCAGACCTCGGGCTGGAGCCTCAGCGCCGACGACGTCTACAACAACGTGGCGCGTACCTGCATCGAGGCCATGGCCGCCACCCAGGGCCACACCCAGTCGCTGCACACCAACTCCTTCGACGAGGCGCTGGCGCTGCCGAGCGACTTCTCCGCCCGCATCGCCCGCAACACCCAACTGGTGCTGCAGCACGAGAGCGGCACCTGCGCCCCGGTGGACCCGTGGGGCGGCAGCTACTACCTGGAGTGGCTCACCGACCGGCTGGCCCGCCGGGCCGCGGCCCACATCGACGAGATCGACGGCATGGGCGGCATGGCCGCCGCCATCGAGGCTGGCGTGCCCAAGGCCCGCATCGAGCAGGCCGCCACCCGCACTCAGGCCCGCATCGACGCCGGCACGCAGGCCCTCATCGGCGTGAACCGCTACCGCCCCGAGGTGCGGGAGTCGGTGGAGTTGCTGGCCGTCGACAACGCCGAGGTCCTGGCCGCCCAGACCGCCCGGCTGGCCGAGGTGCGGGACGCGCGCGACGAGCAAGCCTGCGCCGCCGCCCTGGCGGCGCTCACCCGCTGCGCCGACGCCGGCGACGGCAACCTGCTGGACCTCTCGGTCCGGGCGGCCCGGGCGTGGGCCACCGTGGGCGAGATCAGCGACGCCCTCGAGCGGGCATGGGGCCGCCACACCGCCGAAGTCCGTACGATCTCCGGTGTGTACAGCCAGGCCGCCGGTGCCGACGAGTCCGTGACGGCGGTGCGCCGCCGGATCGAGCAGCTGGCCGCCCGAGGTGGTCGCCGGCCCCGCATCCTGGTTGCCAAGATCGGCCAGGACGGCCACGACCGGGGGCAGAAGGTCGTCGCCAGCGGCTACGCCGACCTGGGCTTCGACGTGGACATCGGCCCGCTGTTCCAGACGCCTGCCGAGGTGGCCCGCCAGGCCGTCGAGAACGACGTGCACATCGTGGGGGTGTCGTCGCTGACCGCCGGTCACCTCACCCACGTGCCGGAGTTGATCGCCGACCTGGCCGCTCTCGGCCGGCCCGACATCATGGTCGTCGTGGGTGGCGTCATCCCCGAGCGGGACCGGCCGGTGCTGTTCGAGGCCGGCGCCGCGGCGGTGTTCGGCCCCGGCACGCCACTCACCGAGGCCGCCGGCGAGCTGCTCGACGCCCTCGCCGCCCGGCAGGCGTGA
- a CDS encoding methylmalonyl-CoA mutase family protein — MTSDGVASQLRFDAPPRRDWEDLVRRSLRGDPLDSLVRRTADGLDIQPLYTAAPSGGDAAGLPGLAPFTRGAGARPKRWELRQRHDLGDPAETGDAIRTDVAGGVSGVWLRLRRPPVPGELLAALARVNLGETSVFVDGGPWFAAAGEAAAALAAAAPPGGLVAGADPLGALARDGFLLRDLDETLAGLAPPVQAIGAVECNGGSAGPAGGRAVTVDVTVYGDAGAPPALELACMLGTGVAYLRALEDGGVVPSQAARHIEARLGATEDQFATICKFRAARALWDRLLAACGTADPERRGLRCWAVTSEAAFVAQDPFVNLVRATTAAFAAAAGGADCLTVLPHDVAVGPAGERGRRLARNISHLLADETHLGAVIDPAGGSWYVEDRTARLVEVAWEQFREIEAAGGIAETLLDGSLAGTITEAAGHRSERLAGGDEHVVGVTCYPPPDGAGSEPASPASPPVAAAAPTDAAVRIPPLPLRRPEAPA, encoded by the coding sequence GTGACTTCCGACGGTGTGGCGTCGCAGTTGCGGTTCGATGCTCCCCCGCGCCGTGACTGGGAGGACCTGGTGCGGCGCTCGTTGCGCGGCGACCCGCTGGACAGTCTCGTCCGCCGCACCGCGGACGGCCTCGACATCCAACCGCTGTACACCGCCGCGCCCTCCGGCGGTGACGCCGCGGGCCTGCCCGGGCTGGCGCCGTTCACACGCGGCGCGGGCGCACGCCCGAAGCGCTGGGAGCTGCGCCAGCGCCACGATCTCGGCGACCCCGCCGAGACGGGCGACGCCATCAGGACCGACGTTGCCGGCGGCGTCTCCGGCGTCTGGTTGCGGCTGCGGCGCCCGCCGGTCCCCGGAGAGTTGCTGGCCGCCCTCGCCAGGGTGAATCTCGGCGAGACCTCCGTCTTCGTCGACGGTGGCCCGTGGTTCGCCGCCGCCGGCGAGGCCGCCGCCGCGCTGGCCGCGGCCGCACCGCCCGGCGGGTTGGTCGCCGGCGCCGACCCGCTCGGTGCGCTGGCACGCGACGGGTTCCTGCTGCGCGACCTCGACGAGACGCTCGCCGGACTGGCCCCACCGGTGCAGGCGATCGGGGCGGTGGAGTGCAACGGCGGGTCTGCCGGGCCGGCAGGGGGCAGGGCGGTCACCGTCGATGTCACCGTCTACGGCGACGCCGGTGCGCCGCCAGCGCTCGAGCTGGCGTGCATGCTGGGGACCGGCGTGGCCTACCTGCGGGCCTTGGAGGACGGCGGCGTCGTGCCGTCGCAGGCGGCGCGGCACATCGAGGCGCGCCTGGGCGCGACCGAGGACCAGTTCGCCACGATCTGCAAGTTCCGCGCCGCCCGGGCGCTCTGGGATCGCCTCCTGGCAGCCTGCGGCACGGCGGATCCCGAGCGGCGGGGGCTGCGCTGCTGGGCGGTCACCTCCGAGGCCGCCTTCGTGGCGCAGGATCCGTTCGTGAACCTGGTTCGGGCCACGACGGCGGCGTTCGCCGCGGCCGCCGGTGGGGCGGACTGCCTCACGGTCCTGCCACATGACGTTGCCGTGGGTCCCGCCGGTGAGCGAGGGCGGCGGCTGGCCCGGAACATCAGTCACCTGCTGGCGGACGAGACCCACCTCGGCGCCGTGATCGATCCGGCGGGCGGTTCGTGGTACGTCGAGGATCGCACGGCCCGCCTCGTCGAGGTGGCCTGGGAGCAGTTCCGGGAGATCGAGGCCGCCGGCGGCATCGCCGAGACCTTGCTGGACGGCTCGCTGGCCGGCACGATCACCGAGGCCGCCGGGCACCGCAGCGAACGCCTGGCCGGCGGCGACGAGCACGTCGTGGGTGTCACGTGCTACCCGCCACCGGACGGTGCCGGCTCCGAGCCCGCGAGCCCCGCGTCGCCGCCGGTCGCCGCGGCCGCTCCCACCGATGCCGCCGTGCGGATCCCCCCGCTGCCGCTGCGCCGTCCCGAGGCGCCGGCGTGA